In Macadamia integrifolia cultivar HAES 741 chromosome 13, SCU_Mint_v3, whole genome shotgun sequence, one DNA window encodes the following:
- the LOC122060063 gene encoding RNA-binding protein 24-B-like isoform X1 encodes MTPANLSGQFGDTTYTKVFVGGLAWETQKETMKKYFEQFGEILEAVVITDKNTGRSKGYGFVTFREPDAAMRACVDAAPMIDGRRANCNLASLGVQRSRPSTPQHGGGRNFRVMNSFHSGLQGGVGTAFPSAATFPHYAIQQGIPYNVYGYSPYSPDYTYPTSYYGLYGGGAATQYPMYGTGAGGMVTGAAFYPYLQFGQSNGGAAAAAATATATAGAYTGGQGYGVQYPHQLFQYSPITSTGFPHHYGGPMSLAPTPPSQAGVTMALTAPTTVHAPTPQPYRLVPTHFTATASEQPSA; translated from the exons ATGACTCCAGCAAATCTATCAGGTCAGTTTGGGGATACAACTTACACAAAAGTGTTTGTTGGGGGTCTTGCTTGGGAAACCCAGAAGGAGACCATGAAGAAATATTTTGAACAGTTTGGAGAGATTTTGGAAGCTGTAGTGATTACAGATAAGAATACTGGGAGATCCAAAGGCTATGGATTT GTAACTTTTCGAGAACCAGATGCTGCCATGAGAGCCTGTGTGGATGCTGCTCCTATGATAGATGGAAGAAGAGCTAACTGCAATCTTGCTTCCTTAGGTGTTCAGAGATCCAGACCCTCTACACCACAACATG GAGGAGGCAGGAACTTTAGGGTGATGAACTCTTTTCACAGTGGGCTTCAAGGTGGGGTGGGAACAGCTTTTCCTTCTGCAGCAACCTTTCCTCATTATGCCATCCAACAAGGCATTCCTTATAATGTATATGG GTACTCTCCTTACTCGCCAGATTATACTTATCCAACG AGCTACTACGGTTTGTATGGAGGAGGTGCAGCTACTCAGTACCCCATGTACGGTACAGGTGCCGGAGGAATGGTCACTGGTGCTGCGTTCTACCCTTATCTCCAGTTTGGCCAAAGCAATGGCggagctgctgctgctgccgccactgccactgccaccgCCGGTGCTTACACCGGTGGCCAGGGATATGGAGTCCAGTACCCACATCAGCTCTTCCAGTACTCACCGATTACCTCTACTGGATTCCCTCATCACTACGGTGGACCGATGTCTCTTGCTCCTACTCCACCCTCTCAAGCAG GCGTGACCATGGCTCTTACAGCTCCAACTACTGTTCatgccccaacacctcaaccctacAGACTTGTTCCTACCCACTTCACCGCAACAGCATCTGAGCAACCTTCGGCTTAA
- the LOC122060063 gene encoding RNA-binding protein 24-B-like isoform X2 — MTPANLSGQFGDTTYTKVFVGGLAWETQKETMKKYFEQFGEILEAVVITDKNTGRSKGYGFVTFREPDAAMRACVDAAPMIDGRRANCNLASLGVQRSRPSTPQHGGGRNFRVMNSFHSGLQGGVGTAFPSAATFPHYAIQQGIPYNVYGYSPYSPDYTYPTSYYGLYGGGAATQYPMYGTGAGGMVTGAAFYPYLQFGQSNGGAAAAAATATATAGAYTGGQGYGVQYPHQLFQYSPITSTGFPHHYGGPMSLAPTPPSQAVCFTLQQA; from the exons ATGACTCCAGCAAATCTATCAGGTCAGTTTGGGGATACAACTTACACAAAAGTGTTTGTTGGGGGTCTTGCTTGGGAAACCCAGAAGGAGACCATGAAGAAATATTTTGAACAGTTTGGAGAGATTTTGGAAGCTGTAGTGATTACAGATAAGAATACTGGGAGATCCAAAGGCTATGGATTT GTAACTTTTCGAGAACCAGATGCTGCCATGAGAGCCTGTGTGGATGCTGCTCCTATGATAGATGGAAGAAGAGCTAACTGCAATCTTGCTTCCTTAGGTGTTCAGAGATCCAGACCCTCTACACCACAACATG GAGGAGGCAGGAACTTTAGGGTGATGAACTCTTTTCACAGTGGGCTTCAAGGTGGGGTGGGAACAGCTTTTCCTTCTGCAGCAACCTTTCCTCATTATGCCATCCAACAAGGCATTCCTTATAATGTATATGG GTACTCTCCTTACTCGCCAGATTATACTTATCCAACG AGCTACTACGGTTTGTATGGAGGAGGTGCAGCTACTCAGTACCCCATGTACGGTACAGGTGCCGGAGGAATGGTCACTGGTGCTGCGTTCTACCCTTATCTCCAGTTTGGCCAAAGCAATGGCggagctgctgctgctgccgccactgccactgccaccgCCGGTGCTTACACCGGTGGCCAGGGATATGGAGTCCAGTACCCACATCAGCTCTTCCAGTACTCACCGATTACCTCTACTGGATTCCCTCATCACTACGGTGGACCGATGTCTCTTGCTCCTACTCCACCCTCTCAAGCAG TGTGTTTTACTCTACAACAGGCGTGA